A genome region from Eurosta solidaginis isolate ZX-2024a chromosome 2, ASM4086904v1, whole genome shotgun sequence includes the following:
- the l(2)gd1 gene encoding coiled-coil and C2 domain-containing protein 1-like isoform X1, producing the protein MFAHKKPEPAKRTHDLSQFGLMEIHDDFDPTVGFDDAEGNDSDLEAELAAIAGRNSARPSRKPRPKPQLNSDLDKMIAESLKDIGSDDEDDADIENDTDLLGELHNIAGNEEYSVGMESNKGTNAGESPSPAEKQTTFLPTTSVDTMGIIEQRIAMYKMAESSAKEAGESAKARRFGRGLKTLLDLQKQANAGKSINFDDIPPEISVKPKSQQDENVTSNIPSRVAPPPPQPTVTSPTDSTFQPLSEASNSSAKTPTNSEIPKFANPMLEQMRERQRDYKAAALQAKRRGDTSVAIQFLKVVKQFEMVIKMVEDGQEVDLSDMPPPPDQFMEFMSKLQENTETAQNSNSADPASVEKSSPVSDQETTGAPLSLLDALQQRLDKYKSVEESANAEGNSSKARRFGRIVKQYEDAIKQYKSGRAVAYDELPVPPGFGPLPVENVGTENTAPPPVPPKPNPTDEPTPNDGSNSSQASEGSTATVTSRSSPQKHDLTTRTSGNQQKNNLAEQQMKILLERQKEFKMAAIEAKKAGEIDQAKEYLKIFKGFDALLNAASSGLPVDLSTLPLPPSQRDNLEATFAIVTTEGCDPDDDMSDIGIRIEEQLAKQLMMCKNTRDHHKAMGDVAGMNRFENLAVTVQKDLDLVRYSKRKSLELPKFHYQKRNFNIVHCNTELTDNELEIIVVRGLNYNVPNPKDVDTYVKVEFPQLNDETFRTKTSVVKNTDSPDYDQHFKVEIQRGNRQYQRIFKRHGVKFEVYSRGCSLDYCGLSRILPTCCFSGFLRSDTLIGTVNVKLQPLETKCDIHDTFNLMDGRKAVGGKLEIKLRVRNPILTKQVEHIEEKWLVLDA; encoded by the exons ATGTTCGCACATAAGAAACCGGAACCTGCAAAGAGAACTCATGATTTGTCACAG TTTGGTTTAATGGAAATTCACGATGACTTCGATCCCACAGTGGGCTTTGATGACGCCGAGGGAAACGATAGTGATTTAGAGGCAGAATTGGCTGCGATTGCTGGGAGAAATAGTGCTAGACCATCACGAAAGCCTCGCCCCAAACCACAATTAAACTCGGACCTTGATAAAATGATTGCTGAAAGTCTGAAAGATATTGGCAGCGACGATGAAGATGACGCAGATATTGAAAATGATACAGATCTACTAGGCGAATTACATAACATAGCAGGCAATGAGGAATATAGTGTTGGTATGGAAAGTAATAAAGGAACAAACGCTGGTGAATCTCCTTCTCCGGCAGAGAAGCAGACAACTTTTTTACCGACTACATCAGTGGACACTATGGGAATCATTGAGCAGCGTATCGCAATGTACAAAATGGCTGAGTCAAGTGCCAAAGAAGCTGGTGAAAGCGCCAAAGCCCGAAGATTTGGCAGAGGTCTTAAAACATTACTAGACCTACAAAAACAAGCGAATGCTGGTAAATCAATTAATTTTGATGATATTCCACCAGAAATCAGTGTTAAACCCAAGAGCCAACAAGATGAAAATGTGACATCGAATATTCCTTCTCGTGTAGCTCCTCCACCACCACAGCCAACCGTAACATCACCTACAGATTCGACTTTCCAGCCCCTTTCTGAAGCGTCCAACTCGTCTGCAAAAACTCCAACTAACTCTGAAATACCTAAATTCGCAAACCCGATGTTGGAACAAATGCGCGAACGCCAACGTGATTATAAAGCGGCAGCCCTACAAGCAAAGCGTAGGGGTGACACCAGCGTTGCAATACAATTCCTTAAAGTCGTTAAGCAATTCGAGATGGTTATTAAAATGGTAGAAGATGGTCAGGAGGTAGATTTGAGTGATATGCCTCCACCTCCAGATCAATTTATGGAGTTTATGTCTAAATTACAAGAAAACACAGAGACAGCTCAAAATAGCAACAGCGCTGATCCGGCATCAGTTGAAAAGTCTTCTCCTGTTTCTGATCAGGAAACCACAGGTGCACCGCTTTCACTGCTGGATGCACTTCAACAACGTTTGGATAAGTATAAATCCGTAGAAGAATCAGCCAATGCAGAAGGCAACTCTAGTAAGGCCCGGCGATTCGGACGCATTGTTAAGCAGTATGAAGATGCTATAAAGCAATATAAATCCGGACGTGCAGTAGCATATGATGAACTACCGGTGCCGCCAGGTTTTGGGCCATTGCCAGTGGAAAATGTGGGTACGGAAAACACTGCACCACCACCTGTTCCACCAAAACCAAACCCCACAGATGAACCGACACCAAATGATGGCAGTAACTCAAGTCAAGCCTCGGAAGGCAGCACAGCAACTGTAACGTCACGATCGTCACCACAAAAACATGATTTAACTACACGTACATCAGggaaccaacaaaaaaataactTAGCTGAACAACAGATGAAAATTCTTTTAGAGCGACAAAAGGAGttcaaaatggctgcaattgaaGCAAAAAAAGCTGGAGAAATTGATCAAGCTAAGGAATACCTTAAGATATTTAAAGGATTTGATGCACTCTTGAATGCAGCCAGTAGTGGACTTCCAGTGGATCTTAGTACA TTGCCATTACCACCATCACAGCGAGATAATCTTGAAGCAACATTTGCTATTGTGACAACTGAAGGATGCGATCCGGATGATGACATGTCTGACATTGGTATAAGGATTGAAGAACAATTAGCTAAACAACTAATGATGTGTAAAAATACAAG GGATCATCACAAAGCTATGGGTGATGTGGCTGGCATGAATCGATTTGAAAATCTGGCAGTGACAGTACAAAAAGATTTGGATTTAGTGCGCTATTCGAAGCGTAAAAGCCTAGAGCTACCGAAGTTTCATTATCAAAAACGTAATTTCAATATAGTACATTGCAACACGGAGCTTACCGATAACGAGTTGGAAATAATTGTTGTCCGTGGTCTTAATTATAACGTACCAAATCCAAAAGATGTAGATACATATGTTAAAGTAGAATTTCCACAACTGAAT GATGAAACATTCAGAACAAAAACATCAGTAGTAAAGAATACTGATAGTCCAGATTATGATCAGCATTTCAAAGTAGAAATACAACGAGGCAATCGACAATATCAACGCATATTTAAGCGACACGGTGTAAAATTTGAGGTTTATTCTCGTGG ATGCAGCTTAGACTATTGTGGACTAAGTCGTATACTGCCTACGTGTTGTTTCAGCGGATTCCTACGCTCGGATACACTTATTGGGACGGTTAATGTGAAATTGCAGCCGCTTGAAACGAAATGTGATATACATGACACATTCAAT CTGATGGATGGACGTAAAGCTGTTGGTGGTAAACTGGAAATTAAATTACGTGTTCGCAACCCAATCCTTACCAAGCAGGTGGAGCACATTGAGGAAAAGTGGCTAGTACTGGATGCCTAG
- the l(2)gd1 gene encoding coiled-coil and C2 domain-containing protein 1-like isoform X2 has protein sequence MFAHKKPEPAKRTHDLSQFGLMEIHDDFDPTVGFDDAEGNDSDLEAELAAIAGRNSARPSRKPRPKPQLNSDLDKMIAESLKDIGSDDEDDADIENDTDLLGELHNIAGNEEYSVGMESNKGTNAGESPSPAEKQTTFLPTTSVDTMGIIEQRIAMYKMAESSAKEAGESAKARRFGRGLKTLLDLQKQANAGKSINFDDIPPEISVKPKSQQDENVTSNIPSRVAPPPPQPTVTSPTDSTFQPLSEASNSSAKTPTNSEIPKFANPMLEQMRERQRDYKAAALQAKRRGDTSVAIQFLKVVKQFEMVIKMVEDGQEVDLSDMPPPPDQFMEFMSKLQENTETAQNSNSADPASVEKSSPVSDQETTGAPLSLLDALQQRLDKYKSVEESANAEGNSSKARRFGRIVKQYEDAIKQYKSGRAVAYDELPVPPGFGPLPVENVGTENTAPPPVPPKPNPTDEPTPNDGSNSSQASEGSTATVTSRSSPQKHDLTTRTSGNQQKNNLAEQQMKILLERQKEFKMAAIEAKKAGEIDQAKEYLKIFKGFDALLNAASSGLPVDLSTLPLPPSQRDNLEATFAIVTTEGCDPDDDMSDIGIRIEEQLAKQLMMCKNTRDHHKAMGDVAGMNRFENLAVTVQKDLDLVRYSKRKSLELPKFHYQKRNFNIVHCNTELTDNELEIIVVRGLNYNVPNPKDVDTYVKVEFPQLNDETFRTKTSVVKNTDSPDYDQHFKVEIQRGNRQYQRIFKRHGVKFEVYSRGLDYCGLSRILPTCCFSGFLRSDTLIGTVNVKLQPLETKCDIHDTFNLMDGRKAVGGKLEIKLRVRNPILTKQVEHIEEKWLVLDA, from the exons ATGTTCGCACATAAGAAACCGGAACCTGCAAAGAGAACTCATGATTTGTCACAG TTTGGTTTAATGGAAATTCACGATGACTTCGATCCCACAGTGGGCTTTGATGACGCCGAGGGAAACGATAGTGATTTAGAGGCAGAATTGGCTGCGATTGCTGGGAGAAATAGTGCTAGACCATCACGAAAGCCTCGCCCCAAACCACAATTAAACTCGGACCTTGATAAAATGATTGCTGAAAGTCTGAAAGATATTGGCAGCGACGATGAAGATGACGCAGATATTGAAAATGATACAGATCTACTAGGCGAATTACATAACATAGCAGGCAATGAGGAATATAGTGTTGGTATGGAAAGTAATAAAGGAACAAACGCTGGTGAATCTCCTTCTCCGGCAGAGAAGCAGACAACTTTTTTACCGACTACATCAGTGGACACTATGGGAATCATTGAGCAGCGTATCGCAATGTACAAAATGGCTGAGTCAAGTGCCAAAGAAGCTGGTGAAAGCGCCAAAGCCCGAAGATTTGGCAGAGGTCTTAAAACATTACTAGACCTACAAAAACAAGCGAATGCTGGTAAATCAATTAATTTTGATGATATTCCACCAGAAATCAGTGTTAAACCCAAGAGCCAACAAGATGAAAATGTGACATCGAATATTCCTTCTCGTGTAGCTCCTCCACCACCACAGCCAACCGTAACATCACCTACAGATTCGACTTTCCAGCCCCTTTCTGAAGCGTCCAACTCGTCTGCAAAAACTCCAACTAACTCTGAAATACCTAAATTCGCAAACCCGATGTTGGAACAAATGCGCGAACGCCAACGTGATTATAAAGCGGCAGCCCTACAAGCAAAGCGTAGGGGTGACACCAGCGTTGCAATACAATTCCTTAAAGTCGTTAAGCAATTCGAGATGGTTATTAAAATGGTAGAAGATGGTCAGGAGGTAGATTTGAGTGATATGCCTCCACCTCCAGATCAATTTATGGAGTTTATGTCTAAATTACAAGAAAACACAGAGACAGCTCAAAATAGCAACAGCGCTGATCCGGCATCAGTTGAAAAGTCTTCTCCTGTTTCTGATCAGGAAACCACAGGTGCACCGCTTTCACTGCTGGATGCACTTCAACAACGTTTGGATAAGTATAAATCCGTAGAAGAATCAGCCAATGCAGAAGGCAACTCTAGTAAGGCCCGGCGATTCGGACGCATTGTTAAGCAGTATGAAGATGCTATAAAGCAATATAAATCCGGACGTGCAGTAGCATATGATGAACTACCGGTGCCGCCAGGTTTTGGGCCATTGCCAGTGGAAAATGTGGGTACGGAAAACACTGCACCACCACCTGTTCCACCAAAACCAAACCCCACAGATGAACCGACACCAAATGATGGCAGTAACTCAAGTCAAGCCTCGGAAGGCAGCACAGCAACTGTAACGTCACGATCGTCACCACAAAAACATGATTTAACTACACGTACATCAGggaaccaacaaaaaaataactTAGCTGAACAACAGATGAAAATTCTTTTAGAGCGACAAAAGGAGttcaaaatggctgcaattgaaGCAAAAAAAGCTGGAGAAATTGATCAAGCTAAGGAATACCTTAAGATATTTAAAGGATTTGATGCACTCTTGAATGCAGCCAGTAGTGGACTTCCAGTGGATCTTAGTACA TTGCCATTACCACCATCACAGCGAGATAATCTTGAAGCAACATTTGCTATTGTGACAACTGAAGGATGCGATCCGGATGATGACATGTCTGACATTGGTATAAGGATTGAAGAACAATTAGCTAAACAACTAATGATGTGTAAAAATACAAG GGATCATCACAAAGCTATGGGTGATGTGGCTGGCATGAATCGATTTGAAAATCTGGCAGTGACAGTACAAAAAGATTTGGATTTAGTGCGCTATTCGAAGCGTAAAAGCCTAGAGCTACCGAAGTTTCATTATCAAAAACGTAATTTCAATATAGTACATTGCAACACGGAGCTTACCGATAACGAGTTGGAAATAATTGTTGTCCGTGGTCTTAATTATAACGTACCAAATCCAAAAGATGTAGATACATATGTTAAAGTAGAATTTCCACAACTGAAT GATGAAACATTCAGAACAAAAACATCAGTAGTAAAGAATACTGATAGTCCAGATTATGATCAGCATTTCAAAGTAGAAATACAACGAGGCAATCGACAATATCAACGCATATTTAAGCGACACGGTGTAAAATTTGAGGTTTATTCTCGTGG CTTAGACTATTGTGGACTAAGTCGTATACTGCCTACGTGTTGTTTCAGCGGATTCCTACGCTCGGATACACTTATTGGGACGGTTAATGTGAAATTGCAGCCGCTTGAAACGAAATGTGATATACATGACACATTCAAT CTGATGGATGGACGTAAAGCTGTTGGTGGTAAACTGGAAATTAAATTACGTGTTCGCAACCCAATCCTTACCAAGCAGGTGGAGCACATTGAGGAAAAGTGGCTAGTACTGGATGCCTAG
- the l(2)gd1 gene encoding coiled-coil and C2 domain-containing protein 1-like isoform X3 has product MFAHKKPEPAKRTHDLSQFGLMEIHDDFDPTVGFDDAEGNDSDLEAELAAIAGRNSARPSRKPRPKPQLNSDLDKMIAESLKDIGSDDEDDADIENDTDLLGELHNIAGNEEYSVGMESNKGTNAGESPSPAEKQTTFLPTTSVDTMGIIEQRIAMYKMAESSAKEAGESAKARRFGRGLKTLLDLQKQANAGKSINFDDIPPEISVKPKSQQDENVTSNIPSRVAPPPPQPTVTSPTDSTFQPLSEASNSSAKTPTNSEIPKFANPMLEQMRERQRDYKAAALQAKRRGDTSVAIQFLKVVKQFEMVIKMVEDGQEVDLSDMPPPPDQFMEFMSKLQENTETAQNSNSADPASVEKSSPVSDQETTGAPLSLLDALQQRLDKYKSVEESANAEGNSSKARRFGRIVKQYEDAIKQYKSGRAVAYDELPVPPGFGPLPVENVGTENTAPPPVPPKPNPTDEPTPNDGSNSSQASEGSTATVTSRSSPQKHDLTTRTSGNQQKNNLAEQQMKILLERQKEFKMAAIEAKKAGEIDQAKEYLKIFKGFDALLNAASSGLPVDLSTLPLPPSQRDNLEATFAIVTTEGCDPDDDMSDIGIRIEEQLAKQLMMCKNTRDHHKAMGDVAGMNRFENLAVTVQKDLDLVRYSKRKSLELPKFHYQKRNFNIVHCNTELTDNELEIIVVRGLNYNVPNPKDVDTYVKVEFPQLNDETFRTKTSVVKNTDSPDYDQHFKVEIQRGNRQYQRIFKRHGVKFEVYSRGGFLRSDTLIGTVNVKLQPLETKCDIHDTFNLMDGRKAVGGKLEIKLRVRNPILTKQVEHIEEKWLVLDA; this is encoded by the exons ATGTTCGCACATAAGAAACCGGAACCTGCAAAGAGAACTCATGATTTGTCACAG TTTGGTTTAATGGAAATTCACGATGACTTCGATCCCACAGTGGGCTTTGATGACGCCGAGGGAAACGATAGTGATTTAGAGGCAGAATTGGCTGCGATTGCTGGGAGAAATAGTGCTAGACCATCACGAAAGCCTCGCCCCAAACCACAATTAAACTCGGACCTTGATAAAATGATTGCTGAAAGTCTGAAAGATATTGGCAGCGACGATGAAGATGACGCAGATATTGAAAATGATACAGATCTACTAGGCGAATTACATAACATAGCAGGCAATGAGGAATATAGTGTTGGTATGGAAAGTAATAAAGGAACAAACGCTGGTGAATCTCCTTCTCCGGCAGAGAAGCAGACAACTTTTTTACCGACTACATCAGTGGACACTATGGGAATCATTGAGCAGCGTATCGCAATGTACAAAATGGCTGAGTCAAGTGCCAAAGAAGCTGGTGAAAGCGCCAAAGCCCGAAGATTTGGCAGAGGTCTTAAAACATTACTAGACCTACAAAAACAAGCGAATGCTGGTAAATCAATTAATTTTGATGATATTCCACCAGAAATCAGTGTTAAACCCAAGAGCCAACAAGATGAAAATGTGACATCGAATATTCCTTCTCGTGTAGCTCCTCCACCACCACAGCCAACCGTAACATCACCTACAGATTCGACTTTCCAGCCCCTTTCTGAAGCGTCCAACTCGTCTGCAAAAACTCCAACTAACTCTGAAATACCTAAATTCGCAAACCCGATGTTGGAACAAATGCGCGAACGCCAACGTGATTATAAAGCGGCAGCCCTACAAGCAAAGCGTAGGGGTGACACCAGCGTTGCAATACAATTCCTTAAAGTCGTTAAGCAATTCGAGATGGTTATTAAAATGGTAGAAGATGGTCAGGAGGTAGATTTGAGTGATATGCCTCCACCTCCAGATCAATTTATGGAGTTTATGTCTAAATTACAAGAAAACACAGAGACAGCTCAAAATAGCAACAGCGCTGATCCGGCATCAGTTGAAAAGTCTTCTCCTGTTTCTGATCAGGAAACCACAGGTGCACCGCTTTCACTGCTGGATGCACTTCAACAACGTTTGGATAAGTATAAATCCGTAGAAGAATCAGCCAATGCAGAAGGCAACTCTAGTAAGGCCCGGCGATTCGGACGCATTGTTAAGCAGTATGAAGATGCTATAAAGCAATATAAATCCGGACGTGCAGTAGCATATGATGAACTACCGGTGCCGCCAGGTTTTGGGCCATTGCCAGTGGAAAATGTGGGTACGGAAAACACTGCACCACCACCTGTTCCACCAAAACCAAACCCCACAGATGAACCGACACCAAATGATGGCAGTAACTCAAGTCAAGCCTCGGAAGGCAGCACAGCAACTGTAACGTCACGATCGTCACCACAAAAACATGATTTAACTACACGTACATCAGggaaccaacaaaaaaataactTAGCTGAACAACAGATGAAAATTCTTTTAGAGCGACAAAAGGAGttcaaaatggctgcaattgaaGCAAAAAAAGCTGGAGAAATTGATCAAGCTAAGGAATACCTTAAGATATTTAAAGGATTTGATGCACTCTTGAATGCAGCCAGTAGTGGACTTCCAGTGGATCTTAGTACA TTGCCATTACCACCATCACAGCGAGATAATCTTGAAGCAACATTTGCTATTGTGACAACTGAAGGATGCGATCCGGATGATGACATGTCTGACATTGGTATAAGGATTGAAGAACAATTAGCTAAACAACTAATGATGTGTAAAAATACAAG GGATCATCACAAAGCTATGGGTGATGTGGCTGGCATGAATCGATTTGAAAATCTGGCAGTGACAGTACAAAAAGATTTGGATTTAGTGCGCTATTCGAAGCGTAAAAGCCTAGAGCTACCGAAGTTTCATTATCAAAAACGTAATTTCAATATAGTACATTGCAACACGGAGCTTACCGATAACGAGTTGGAAATAATTGTTGTCCGTGGTCTTAATTATAACGTACCAAATCCAAAAGATGTAGATACATATGTTAAAGTAGAATTTCCACAACTGAAT GATGAAACATTCAGAACAAAAACATCAGTAGTAAAGAATACTGATAGTCCAGATTATGATCAGCATTTCAAAGTAGAAATACAACGAGGCAATCGACAATATCAACGCATATTTAAGCGACACGGTGTAAAATTTGAGGTTTATTCTCGTGG CGGATTCCTACGCTCGGATACACTTATTGGGACGGTTAATGTGAAATTGCAGCCGCTTGAAACGAAATGTGATATACATGACACATTCAAT CTGATGGATGGACGTAAAGCTGTTGGTGGTAAACTGGAAATTAAATTACGTGTTCGCAACCCAATCCTTACCAAGCAGGTGGAGCACATTGAGGAAAAGTGGCTAGTACTGGATGCCTAG